AAACGCATCAGCAATAAGGGTATAGTCAAAGTGGGTAATATCGTCAAAGCTTGCCTGATCGTGTGTTGACAATACCGGTTTTTCTTTAAAAATAAGCATTCTGACCGGTTTGGCAACAGGATGCGTTATGAATTAAGACGGCAGTATTTTTTGCGAAATTTACAGGGAATTAAGCGGGATGAGATTAAATGGCCACGCGGTTGCGGCCGCGTTTTTTGGCCTTGTAAAGTGCCTGGTCTGATTTTTCCAGCAGCGTATCCGGGGACATCACTTTTTTGGAGGGGTAGGAAGCAACGCCCATACTGACAGTGAGGTCTTTGCCCGGCTGTTTTTCTTCCATGGGGAAGATGTGGTTTTTGATGCGCAGGCGCAGGCTCTCGGCCAACCTGACTGCCTCTTCGCGCGAAGTTTCCGGGAGCAGGATGATGAATTCCTCGCCGCCAAAACGCGCCACCATATCCGTCTCGCGGATGGCTTCTTTTAAAATATTAGAGAGCTCTTTGAGCAATAAATCACCCATGGGATGACCGTTGGTATCATTATAATGTTTGAAATGGTCGATATCAATCATGACCAGGGCCAAGGAGCGGTCATACCGTTCGGCACGTTTCATTTCTTCAATGATGGAATTTTTGAAATGCCGGAAATTGAAGAGCCCGGTTTTTTCATCCGTGATGGTCAACGCGGTCAGTTTTTGCCGGTCATGCTTGATATTTTTGGCCATTTCATTGAAGGCGGCCGAGAGCTCGCCGACTTCATCTTGGGAAATCACCGGAACCTGGGTTGCGAAATTTCCGTCGGAAAACTTACGCACGCCTTCCATCAGGCGTTTGATGGGCAGGATGATGTTTTGGTTTAAAATGAAGACCAGGAATGCGGAGGTGAGCGTGACCAGCAGAATGACACCCACGCTTAAGCGCTGGTTGAAGCGCTTGAGCTTGCCGGCCTGCTCCTTGCGTTCTTCCAGACGGCCGGCGGTGAGATTTTCCAGTTGTTGCAAATCAATCAGGATGTCATTGACCGAATTTTCCTGGGAACGGATTTTCTGCTGCAAATCCATATCCACCAGGCCTTGTTCAAATCGTTTGATCTGAAAAGTGACGTGCCTGCTGTATCTTTTAAAATTTTTCTGGATTTTGAGGATGAAATCTTTTTCCCGGTCGCGGACGACACTTTTTTTCGTTGCAGAAAAATAGTCTTTGAATTTACCCCGGGTAATATGAATGATGTTGAGCCAGGGGCTTTCATGGGTTAGCTGATAACGGGAGAGAGCCCAGTCCGTATGGAGCAGGTGTTCCCGCATTTTTTGGATATTATGCGTATTCACCATGTCCTCGTCGATGATCTGGTTGGTCAATTCGACGATTTGTCCGCTATTGCTGTAAATGGTGAAGACCGCGCCGCCGGAGACCAGAATGACGAGAATAAAAGCCAGAAGAATTTTCTGGCGGATGTTGAGCCCCATGCAATATCCTCCGAAAATGAATAAAACCATTGTATTCGAGAGCGGGTCTGCGCGCAAGGGATAAAATCAGCGATGCCTGGCGAAGATGATCATGATGGGAATTGATGGTTGCATCCCGACAGGCGACATGATTAAATTGAAACGCAGCAATTATTTGCAGTGCGGACACCAAGCAGAAGGATGTGGGAATGGAAATTCCAGTTGTTTCAGTTATCATACCCAATTATAATCATGCCCCTTACTTGAAACAACGCATTGAATCGGTGCTGGCACAAACCTATCAAAATTTTGAAGTGATTTTGTTGGATGATGCGTCTATTGACAAGAGCCGGAAGATTATCCGAGTCTATGCCAATCATCCCCGGGTTCGCCATACAGTTTGCAATGAAGAAAATTCCGGTTCGGCATTCCAGCAATGGGTGCGTGGCATGGATTTAGCAGCCGGTAAATATCTTTGGATTGCCGAATCGGATGATTGGGCTGCGCCTGGCTTTTTGGAAAAATTAGTACCACTTTTAGAGACCCATCCCAATGTCGGTGTGGCATATTGTAAATCGTGGATTGTGGATAAAAAAAGTAGGACCATTGGTGATACCAGCGGCTGGACCAAAGATTTGGATGAGAATCGCTGGGAATCTGATTTTATAAATAACGGTCAAGATGAAATAAAAAATTATTTGATTCATAAAAATACTATTCTAAGCGCTTCGGCGGTATTATTCCGGCGTACGGTTTTAGATAAAATAAAGCCAATTGCGACAGATTACAGGCTGTGCGGGGATTGGTTGCACTGGATAAAAATGCTAAGTTGTTCTGATGTGGCCTATGTAGTTGATAAATTGAACTATTGGCGTGAGAACACATCCAACGCGCGCATGAAAAGTCCCGGAACACTGGAATGGCTGGAAGGTGAAGGTGTGCTGCGCCAGGCAGCTGAAATAGCTGAGCTTGATGAACCGGAAACCACCAAAGTTTTGTTTGCTTTTCTGCAGCAATGCTGGCAATGGCAGAAGGATTATATTGATGGTTTGAGTAAAAAAAATATAAAATAAGTTATATTAAATAAAGCTTGTTTGTTGGTGGAAACGATGAAAAAAAAATATCCCTATTTCCTCTATAATATTGACATCACGAATCAGTGCAACTTGCGCTGTCCAACCTGTCCCAATGCTCATTCTACTGAGAGTGATCATCCGCATGGAAATATGTCGATTGAGTTATTTTCGCAAATCCTGGATAAAATCGAGCGGGAATCACCGGGCCAGGCCACGTATCTCTGCCTATTCAATTGGGGAGACCCTTTTATGCATCCGCAACTACCGCAGTTTGTGGAACTGGCGCGGAAACGCGGAATGCCGGCACAAATTTCCACCAATTTGAATTTAGAAAAAAATATCGAGGAAGTCGTTCGGGCGGAACCGCTAAATATCCGAATTTCTTTGTCTGCCTTGGACCAGACAAACTATTATAAAACGCATTATCCGGGAGATGTCAGTAAGGTCATGAGCAATGCCCGGTTTCTTAGGGCGTGTTTGGATAAATATGCCAGTCAGATCCCGGTGCATTTTTATTATCATAAATACCGGCACAATCAGGGTGAAACATTGCAGCGCGCGCAAAAATTTGCGGAGTCTTTGGGCTTTGAATTTAAAACAATAAAGGCCGGTTTTGCACCATTGGAAAAAATGCTGGACATTTTTGAAGGGAATAGTACCAAGCAAGATGAAGCGGTTTTATCAATGCTTTGTTTTTCTCTGGAGGAAGCCCGCGAAAGATCTTTGCTGTTGCGCGGGGAACATCCCGATTGTGTACTCCGCCAATATCAAACGACGATTGATTTTGATGGTGGTGTGGCCAATTGTTGTATTGCTTACGAGCGCAAACATTATTTGCATCCGAATTTTTTAGATCTCGAACATGCTGATTTGCAAACGAAAAAATATAACAGTGAGCTGTGTCGCCGGTGTAGAGCACATGCCGTTGATATTATTTGTTCCACTTTTTTCTTGTGAAAGTATCTGCGGGCTGGATTAAATAATTGTCATTATTATTTGGGCTTTATGCGAGACACTGAGATTGATTTGAAGACATATCTGCCCGGTTTTTCTCCTGGGTCCATTCGCAATCTGCCGATTAATTCATGGTTGGGCAATAAAAAAAATAAATGGTTATTACCGGGAATGATTCTGGTTGAGAGGTTAAAACCATAGTGCGGTTGTTGAACTGTTTGCGGGAAGAGCCTGAATAGTGTCGTGGTCGAACTGTGGATTTCAACTTGTACAATATAATCATGCGCGCTGGACGGGAAATGAAATTTTGGCAACAGGACAACCGGGTCAATATCATGGGTGTTTATTTCCAGCGTTTTTTTATGAAGACTGGCATTGATTGTACATGCGTGACCCTGGAATAGATCAAGCGGGCTGTCATGGAGATTGAAAATAGGCGTGCCCACAGCGGCACTTTTGTTGATTTTCCAAAATTCAAATACCGTCAATCCATCCGTATCAACAATTTTATGGTCCAGAGTATAATCAAGACCGAATTGGTTCAAATAATTAAAAAAAACGCTTCTGATTTTAGGAAAAGCGGATGCCTCTGGACTATGGGTGACAAAATAGTCACCTGTATTGATAGAAACACCTGAAAGTTCATTTGGGAAATTAAAAGTTTCATGAAAACGAGTTTCAGCTAGCAAAGTGATGGCCAACGTATGCATGCCCCAATCCAAAAAGTGAAAATAAATCTGAGGGTGATCTTTTAGATAAGCGAGGAAAGCATCATTGGTGGTGGTGCTGAATATGCGTTCCCAGTTTTTGGTTTGCGGTGCAACATTTTTTATTTTTTTATGAACAATTGTGTTAATGAAAATACCGTAAAGTATCATACCGCCAATTAAAAGACTTGAAAGTGATTTGTGGAAAATGATGTGTTCTTTAATAGCGTGTAAAATATGTATCCAGCTGAGAATTGCAAAGAGAAGCAAGGAAGGGTATAAACAAAAGAAATGCCAGGCATGAATGGCTGCCGGTGTGATGATGATTTGTGTCAGGATTAAACAGGAACTGCAAAATAATAAAATTGCCATAAAATGTGACGGATTGACCGGACGATTTGACCTGCGCGATTTAATCAGATAGGCCGAATAATAAATGAAGCCTGAAAAAAAAGTAATGAAATTGAAATAAAGAAAAGGAATGCTCGGCCCGGGGACGGGATGGCGCAAGAAATTATTATAAATACCGACATTCTGGATGACGTGGGAAATCCCGATTAATTTAGATGGGATGCTTTTCCAAGGCATGGCCGGATCGCTGTTGACTGTAGGATTCAAATTGTTGAGTTTGTAGATCAGAATAAACCAAATGATTGCCAGTAACCAAGTCCCGAGGATGACAAGCAAAGTTTTGCGGTTTTTTGAAAACCAGGCTTTGAAGGATTTTTGGTTGTTCAAAAGAAGTTGCAGCAGTATGAATATTGGTAAAATTGAATTTAAAAACCAAATAAAACTGAGTTTGTTAAACATTCCAAGGATTGACAGGAAAATCAGTGCGACCAATGCGCGCTGCGGATGTTTTTTTAGTGTTATGAGTGCCAGGCAGAGAATGAGTGCGCATCTGACGAAAAATTCAAATACAGTTGGTCCGACATCGAATTTTCCAAACATAGCCAGCGAGGGATTAACACACAAAATA
This genomic interval from bacterium contains the following:
- a CDS encoding diguanylate cyclase, with the protein product MGLNIRQKILLAFILVILVSGGAVFTIYSNSGQIVELTNQIIDEDMVNTHNIQKMREHLLHTDWALSRYQLTHESPWLNIIHITRGKFKDYFSATKKSVVRDREKDFILKIQKNFKRYSRHVTFQIKRFEQGLVDMDLQQKIRSQENSVNDILIDLQQLENLTAGRLEERKEQAGKLKRFNQRLSVGVILLVTLTSAFLVFILNQNIILPIKRLMEGVRKFSDGNFATQVPVISQDEVGELSAAFNEMAKNIKHDRQKLTALTITDEKTGLFNFRHFKNSIIEEMKRAERYDRSLALVMIDIDHFKHYNDTNGHPMGDLLLKELSNILKEAIRETDMVARFGGEEFIILLPETSREEAVRLAESLRLRIKNHIFPMEEKQPGKDLTVSMGVASYPSKKVMSPDTLLEKSDQALYKAKKRGRNRVAI
- a CDS encoding radical SAM protein produces the protein MKKKYPYFLYNIDITNQCNLRCPTCPNAHSTESDHPHGNMSIELFSQILDKIERESPGQATYLCLFNWGDPFMHPQLPQFVELARKRGMPAQISTNLNLEKNIEEVVRAEPLNIRISLSALDQTNYYKTHYPGDVSKVMSNARFLRACLDKYASQIPVHFYYHKYRHNQGETLQRAQKFAESLGFEFKTIKAGFAPLEKMLDIFEGNSTKQDEAVLSMLCFSLEEARERSLLLRGEHPDCVLRQYQTTIDFDGGVANCCIAYERKHYLHPNFLDLEHADLQTKKYNSELCRRCRAHAVDIICSTFFL
- a CDS encoding glycosyltransferase family 2 protein encodes the protein MEIPVVSVIIPNYNHAPYLKQRIESVLAQTYQNFEVILLDDASIDKSRKIIRVYANHPRVRHTVCNEENSGSAFQQWVRGMDLAAGKYLWIAESDDWAAPGFLEKLVPLLETHPNVGVAYCKSWIVDKKSRTIGDTSGWTKDLDENRWESDFINNGQDEIKNYLIHKNTILSASAVLFRRTVLDKIKPIATDYRLCGDWLHWIKMLSCSDVAYVVDKLNYWRENTSNARMKSPGTLEWLEGEGVLRQAAEIAELDEPETTKVLFAFLQQCWQWQKDYIDGLSKKNIK